The following proteins are encoded in a genomic region of Desulfosporosinus youngiae DSM 17734:
- the ablA gene encoding lysine 2,3-aminomutase, whose protein sequence is MNEQRLKLWPHITDEQWNDYHWQMSNRISTQEELLKVMSLPAAEADQIKRCLGNFRMSITPYYFSLINPQDSECPIRKQAVPSIHELNKSSCDLEDPLHEEADSPVRGLTHRYPDRVLLLVTDQCSMYCRHCTRRRMAGQTDQALPLNRFKAALEYIRSNHQIRDVLISGGDPLTLSDERLEYILSNLRAIPHVEIIRIGTRTPVVLPMRITDHLVGVLQKYHPIWINTHFNHPQELTAEARNALNKLANAGIPLGNQSVLLKGINDCSIIMKKLVHELVKCRVRPYYLYQCDLSTGIEHFRTSVSTGLEIIEMLRGHTSGFAVPTFVVDAPGGGGKIPLQPNYMILHSNDKVILRNYEGVITVYQEPENKASRCKTCSEVCTSSKKRQTGLAKLLRGERISLIPQDNMRLERRKVSGSYGGKANA, encoded by the coding sequence ATGAACGAACAACGACTGAAGTTATGGCCACATATAACTGACGAGCAATGGAATGATTATCATTGGCAAATGTCTAATAGAATTTCAACCCAGGAGGAATTGCTCAAAGTTATGTCTCTCCCTGCCGCGGAAGCAGATCAAATTAAGCGTTGCCTAGGTAATTTCCGCATGTCAATCACACCTTACTATTTTTCCTTAATAAATCCCCAGGATTCGGAATGTCCCATTAGAAAACAAGCAGTGCCTTCAATTCATGAGTTAAACAAATCCTCATGTGATTTAGAAGACCCGCTGCATGAAGAGGCCGATTCACCTGTACGTGGACTGACACACCGCTATCCTGACCGTGTTCTGCTGCTGGTAACGGATCAATGCTCCATGTATTGCAGACATTGTACCAGAAGAAGAATGGCAGGACAGACAGACCAGGCGTTACCTTTAAATCGCTTTAAGGCTGCCTTGGAATATATTCGTTCCAATCATCAAATACGTGATGTCCTCATATCGGGAGGAGATCCATTAACCCTCTCTGATGAGCGCTTGGAGTATATTTTGTCGAATCTGCGTGCAATTCCGCATGTTGAGATTATCCGTATTGGGACAAGAACCCCAGTCGTTCTTCCTATGCGCATTACGGATCACCTCGTGGGGGTTTTGCAAAAATACCACCCGATTTGGATCAACACACACTTTAATCATCCCCAGGAGCTTACAGCTGAAGCCCGCAATGCCCTCAATAAACTAGCTAATGCAGGAATTCCGCTTGGAAACCAATCGGTTTTGCTTAAAGGAATCAATGATTGTTCTATAATTATGAAAAAGCTGGTTCATGAACTAGTAAAATGCCGGGTAAGGCCCTACTACTTGTATCAATGCGACTTATCTACTGGCATTGAGCATTTCAGGACATCCGTCAGTACAGGCTTGGAAATTATCGAAATGTTAAGAGGGCACACTTCCGGTTTCGCCGTTCCCACCTTTGTTGTTGATGCCCCAGGAGGAGGCGGGAAAATCCCCCTTCAACCCAACTATATGATTTTGCATTCAAACGATAAAGTCATTCTGCGTAATTATGAAGGTGTTATCACCGTATACCAGGAACCGGAAAATAAAGCAAGCCGTTGCAAGACATGCTCTGAGGTCTGTACCAGCTCGAAAAAGCGCCAGACTGGTCTTGCTAAATTGCTGAGAGGGGAACGAATCAGTCTGATACCTCAGGATAATATGCGATTGGAGAGGAGAAAAGTTTCCGGCAGTTACGGAGGAAAGGCAAATGCTTAA
- a CDS encoding proline--tRNA ligase — protein MLVSQLLNPTLREVPAEAEVISHQLMVRAGLIRKSASGLYTYLPLGLRVLKKIEAIVREEMDARGGQEILMPIMQPAELWKESGRWDVYGAELFRLNDRHNREFCLGPTHEEIITDLVRGEIRSYKQLPLLLYQIQNKYRDERRPRFGLMRGREFVMKDLYSFDRDEAGLHESYQKMYDAYCRIFSRCGLTYRPVEADPGAIGGTGGSHEFMVLADSGENSVVYCSGCDYAANTEKSECRPQAVEDISPEGEMKLVSTPGVKTIEDISEFLAVPKTTLVKSLLYQGDEKTFLVLVRGDRTLNEIKLNNALGGFVSLQLASPEVVEEIMGCGPGSVGPVKVPEGLMVVADAEVPLMKKAVCGANKAEHHYVDVVSGRDFRIDQVLDLRMVEPGEACLKCGAPLKEARGIEVGQVFKLGTKYSKALGANFLDEKGVEKSCVMGCYGVGVSRTIAAAIEQNHDEFGIVWPMPIAPYQCVIVTASTKDTLVVETADKLYQELKSLGVEVVLDDRDERAGVKFKDADLVGYPLRVTLGSKTLANGQVELRERKSGETQLVKAEDLAQQVKTMIEKALQC, from the coding sequence ATGCTTGTCAGTCAACTATTAAATCCTACACTCCGCGAGGTGCCAGCTGAAGCTGAGGTTATCAGCCATCAACTGATGGTTCGGGCAGGTTTAATTCGTAAATCGGCATCGGGTTTATACACTTATTTGCCCTTAGGATTACGAGTGCTAAAAAAGATTGAAGCGATTGTGCGGGAAGAAATGGATGCCAGAGGCGGACAAGAAATCCTTATGCCAATTATGCAGCCAGCGGAATTATGGAAGGAGAGCGGACGCTGGGATGTCTATGGCGCAGAGTTATTTCGCCTAAATGACCGCCATAATCGAGAATTCTGCCTTGGCCCAACCCACGAAGAAATTATTACCGACCTTGTGCGTGGTGAAATCCGGTCTTATAAACAACTGCCGCTGCTTCTTTATCAAATTCAAAATAAGTACCGGGATGAGCGACGCCCGCGTTTCGGGTTAATGCGCGGCCGGGAATTCGTGATGAAAGATCTCTATTCATTTGACCGTGATGAGGCAGGTTTGCATGAGAGTTATCAGAAAATGTACGATGCTTATTGCCGTATCTTTTCTCGTTGCGGGTTAACCTATCGTCCAGTTGAAGCAGACCCTGGTGCTATTGGAGGGACAGGCGGATCTCATGAATTTATGGTTCTGGCCGATTCAGGAGAAAATTCAGTGGTTTATTGCTCAGGGTGTGATTACGCTGCCAATACGGAAAAATCCGAATGCCGTCCCCAAGCGGTCGAAGATATATCTCCTGAAGGAGAAATGAAGCTAGTATCTACACCGGGAGTCAAGACGATTGAGGACATTAGTGAGTTCTTGGCAGTACCGAAGACCACCTTAGTTAAGTCCTTATTGTATCAAGGAGATGAGAAGACCTTTTTGGTCTTGGTCCGCGGAGACCGAACCCTGAATGAAATTAAATTAAACAACGCTTTAGGTGGATTTGTATCCCTCCAACTAGCCTCCCCCGAGGTAGTTGAGGAGATTATGGGGTGCGGGCCGGGTTCTGTAGGGCCTGTTAAGGTGCCTGAAGGGCTTATGGTTGTCGCTGACGCAGAGGTTCCTCTCATGAAAAAGGCTGTGTGTGGAGCCAACAAAGCGGAACATCACTATGTTGATGTTGTTTCCGGGAGGGATTTCCGCATTGACCAGGTCCTGGATTTACGGATGGTTGAGCCTGGCGAAGCTTGTCTCAAATGTGGTGCTCCCCTTAAAGAAGCTCGGGGAATTGAAGTAGGCCAAGTGTTTAAACTGGGAACAAAGTACAGTAAAGCACTGGGAGCAAACTTTTTAGATGAAAAGGGAGTAGAGAAAAGTTGTGTGATGGGTTGCTACGGTGTTGGCGTAAGCAGAACAATTGCCGCTGCCATCGAACAAAATCATGATGAGTTTGGCATTGTCTGGCCTATGCCCATTGCTCCCTACCAATGTGTCATTGTAACAGCAAGCACGAAAGATACCTTAGTCGTGGAGACCGCGGATAAACTTTATCAGGAGCTTAAGAGTCTTGGCGTGGAAGTCGTTCTCGATGATCGCGATGAACGCGCGGGTGTGAAATTTAAAGATGCCGATTTGGTCGGATATCCTTTGCGGGTAACCCTGGGAAGCAAAACTCTGGCTAATGGTCAAGTTGAACTGAGAGAACGCAAATCTGGTGAGACTCAGCTGGTGAAGGCAGAAGACCTTGCTCAACAGGTAAAAACCATGATTGAAAAAGCTTTACAGTGCTAG
- the ispG gene encoding flavodoxin-dependent (E)-4-hydroxy-3-methylbut-2-enyl-diphosphate synthase, whose amino-acid sequence MQRKMTKPVQVGSVKVGGGAPIVIQSMTNTDTRDIPGTLAQIQSLADAGCEIVRLAVLDGEAAKALKEISAASPLPVIADIHFDYRLALQAVEQGVHGLRLNPGNIGARWKVQEVVRAVGERQIPIRIGVNAGSLEKELLEKYGGPTAAGMVESALGHIRILEEEGYDKLKVSLKASSVPLMLEAYRKIHEVVDYPLHLGVTEAGTVRSGVVKSAIGIGTLLAEGIGDTVRVSLTGDPVREIPVALEILQVLGLRQRSVELISCPTCGRTQVDLAALAEQVEERLSQLPPLDKPLKVAVMGCAVNGPGEAREADYGIAGGKGMGLLFRKGEIVARLPEQELLAALLHEIEEYVQGHQKL is encoded by the coding sequence ATACAGAGAAAGATGACCAAGCCAGTGCAGGTTGGGTCTGTGAAAGTCGGTGGCGGAGCCCCAATTGTCATACAATCCATGACCAATACGGATACACGTGATATTCCCGGCACTCTTGCTCAAATTCAAAGCTTAGCTGATGCCGGGTGTGAAATCGTGCGTCTTGCCGTTTTAGATGGAGAGGCGGCTAAAGCCCTCAAAGAAATATCTGCAGCCAGTCCGCTCCCCGTTATTGCAGATATTCACTTCGATTACCGCTTGGCCCTTCAGGCAGTTGAACAAGGGGTCCATGGATTGAGATTAAATCCGGGTAATATTGGTGCGCGCTGGAAAGTTCAGGAGGTTGTGCGCGCTGTTGGAGAACGACAGATCCCTATCCGTATCGGGGTGAACGCTGGGTCATTGGAAAAGGAACTTCTTGAAAAGTACGGAGGACCTACTGCTGCGGGTATGGTTGAAAGTGCCTTAGGGCATATACGGATACTTGAAGAGGAAGGGTATGATAAGCTTAAGGTCTCCCTTAAAGCCTCTTCGGTTCCCTTGATGCTTGAGGCATATCGCAAGATTCATGAAGTTGTCGACTATCCTCTGCATCTGGGGGTAACTGAAGCGGGGACCGTGCGCTCCGGTGTCGTGAAATCAGCGATAGGAATCGGAACCCTGCTTGCGGAAGGAATTGGGGATACGGTTCGAGTGTCCCTAACGGGAGACCCTGTGCGGGAAATTCCGGTCGCTTTAGAGATTTTACAGGTCCTTGGCTTGAGACAGCGCAGCGTAGAGTTAATTAGCTGCCCAACCTGTGGTCGGACACAGGTTGATCTGGCTGCACTAGCGGAGCAAGTTGAGGAACGGCTGTCTCAACTTCCGCCACTGGACAAGCCTTTAAAAGTTGCGGTTATGGGATGCGCAGTTAACGGACCGGGAGAGGCTCGTGAAGCTGATTATGGGATCGCAGGCGGAAAAGGTATGGGGCTGTTATTTCGCAAAGGTGAGATTGTAGCCCGCCTTCCGGAACAAGAATTGTTAGCTGCCCTGCTCCACGAAATTGAGGAATATGTTCAAGGGCATCAGAAGCTTTAG
- the rseP gene encoding RIP metalloprotease RseP, with protein sequence MLTTLAIVFVFGSMVMIHEFGHYIVAKWIGVKVIEFSFGFGPKIVGYQGRETLYALRLIPLGGFVKLHGMDAELDKNGQPMIVSNNDARSFMNKPVWQRMAVIAAGPIMNFVLAIIMFISVFAYLGIPAQGNSNMVGSLVKGKPAATAGIQPGDRIIAVDQEITADWARLTELIHSKPDQVLSLTIERGSEQQRQTVSIKTEKDPQSGNGMIGIAPEVTYVHASIFESTRVGIQRSIDFTKLIVVTLTQMVTGKIPADVGGPVMIAQVIGEGAKEGFSNLLGLTGVLSIQLGLINLFPIPALDGSRLVFLLIEGLRGKPLNPEKENMIHLVGFVLLMGLMLAVTYKDVLRLFVKAG encoded by the coding sequence GTGTTAACGACACTCGCCATTGTTTTTGTATTTGGAAGCATGGTTATGATTCATGAATTCGGACACTATATTGTCGCAAAATGGATTGGCGTCAAGGTTATTGAGTTCAGTTTTGGTTTCGGTCCGAAAATCGTGGGTTACCAGGGGAGAGAAACACTTTATGCTCTGCGTCTGATTCCTCTGGGTGGGTTCGTTAAACTTCATGGGATGGATGCAGAACTCGATAAAAATGGCCAGCCAATGATTGTCTCAAATAATGATGCGAGAAGCTTTATGAATAAGCCGGTGTGGCAGCGCATGGCTGTCATTGCGGCCGGACCGATTATGAACTTCGTTCTGGCGATTATCATGTTTATAAGCGTCTTTGCTTATCTGGGGATTCCAGCCCAAGGGAATAGCAATATGGTTGGTTCTTTAGTTAAAGGTAAACCAGCGGCGACAGCCGGAATTCAACCGGGAGATAGAATCATTGCGGTCGATCAGGAAATAACCGCAGATTGGGCTCGTTTGACAGAATTAATTCATTCCAAACCAGACCAGGTTTTAAGCTTAACTATTGAACGAGGAAGCGAACAGCAACGCCAAACGGTGTCAATAAAGACAGAAAAGGACCCACAATCAGGGAATGGTATGATTGGGATTGCGCCGGAAGTCACGTATGTTCATGCCTCCATCTTTGAATCAACTCGTGTAGGAATTCAACGCTCTATAGATTTTACAAAGTTAATTGTTGTGACTTTGACCCAAATGGTCACGGGAAAGATCCCGGCTGATGTCGGAGGTCCCGTCATGATTGCCCAGGTGATCGGAGAAGGGGCTAAGGAAGGATTCTCTAATCTTTTGGGCTTAACGGGAGTTTTAAGCATTCAATTGGGTCTAATTAACTTATTTCCTATCCCTGCCCTTGATGGAAGCCGGCTGGTTTTCCTGCTGATTGAAGGTTTGAGAGGGAAACCGCTTAATCCGGAAAAGGAAAATATGATTCATTTAGTAGGGTTTGTGTTACTTATGGGCTTAATGCTTGCCGTAACCTACAAAGATGTCCTGCGCTTGTTTGTGAAAGCCGGGTAA
- a CDS encoding 1-deoxy-D-xylulose-5-phosphate reductoisomerase, whose protein sequence is MKTLTLLGSTGSIGRQTLDVVRHAEGELKIHALAAAKNVKLMEEQARLFNPAVVVMMDEGAVRELRGRLRDLPIKVDQGMEGIINSVTAPQIDTVVTALSGRIGLEPTLAAIEAGKTIALANKETLVAGGDLVMSSAKKKNCKILPVDSEHSAIFQCLEEESKTIEKIILTASGGPFFGWTKEKLGTVTLEKALRHPNWEMGAKITIDSSTMMNKGLEVIEAHHLFNIEYDGIEVLIHPQSVVHSMVEYCDGSVLAQLGRPDMRLPIQYALSYPTRWKNPFERLNLRGKTLTFHEPDFEAFPALAMAYQAGRQGGTLPAVMNAANEVAVSAFLQKKVSYLGIHDIVGNVCSEHHVLDNMDLESILDADTWARRRAEEHIARLEARCSNRKDC, encoded by the coding sequence TTGAAAACGCTGACTCTATTAGGATCGACAGGGTCAATCGGCCGTCAAACTCTAGATGTTGTTCGTCATGCCGAAGGGGAACTTAAGATACATGCTTTGGCCGCCGCTAAAAATGTGAAACTCATGGAAGAACAGGCTCGGCTCTTTAATCCGGCTGTAGTAGTGATGATGGACGAGGGTGCGGTTCGTGAACTGCGTGGCCGGCTAAGAGATTTACCTATTAAAGTCGACCAGGGCATGGAGGGGATAATTAACTCTGTTACCGCTCCTCAAATAGATACAGTCGTTACGGCTCTTTCAGGTCGAATTGGCTTAGAGCCCACCCTTGCTGCCATAGAAGCTGGAAAGACGATTGCTCTGGCCAATAAAGAAACTTTAGTAGCCGGCGGGGATTTAGTTATGTCCTCCGCAAAGAAAAAGAACTGCAAAATCCTGCCGGTTGATAGTGAACACTCAGCAATTTTTCAATGTTTAGAGGAAGAATCAAAAACCATAGAAAAAATTATTCTAACCGCTTCGGGAGGGCCTTTTTTTGGATGGACCAAGGAGAAGTTAGGGACGGTTACCTTAGAGAAAGCTCTCCGCCATCCTAACTGGGAAATGGGTGCAAAGATCACGATTGATTCGTCAACGATGATGAACAAGGGGCTTGAAGTCATTGAAGCGCATCATCTATTTAATATAGAATATGATGGAATAGAGGTGCTGATTCATCCCCAAAGTGTAGTCCATTCTATGGTGGAATATTGTGATGGGTCAGTCCTTGCTCAATTAGGCAGGCCGGATATGCGGCTGCCAATCCAATATGCCTTAAGTTATCCGACACGTTGGAAAAATCCCTTTGAACGCCTTAACCTTCGGGGGAAAACATTAACCTTTCACGAACCCGATTTTGAAGCCTTTCCCGCTTTAGCAATGGCTTATCAGGCCGGCCGGCAAGGGGGAACTCTGCCAGCGGTTATGAATGCGGCTAATGAAGTTGCAGTATCGGCATTTCTGCAGAAGAAAGTATCGTATTTAGGGATCCACGACATCGTCGGAAACGTTTGTTCCGAGCACCATGTTTTAGATAATATGGATTTGGAAAGCATACTCGATGCGGATACTTGGGCACGGCGCCGGGCTGAAGAACATATTGCGAGGCTCGAGGCGCGATGTTCGAATCGTAAGGACTGTTAA
- the ytvI gene encoding sporulation integral membrane protein YtvI: protein MSIQKHPIWTNINRLAIVTSFLVILKLFTYFFQDFLPVFGEVISELFSAFLPFIIAIIIAFLLEPLLVGVMRAMRIRRPYAAVVSLLLAIAGLSLFVFIIVARLYTELSELAISLPNYGYLIDLVAKQVDTAERFVEVNPQIQDTLFTATQTLATMLQAWAKSASAFLLSFLTALPRVFIVIIVSIVATILISSSYPDVKLFISNLFPRRFRVSAQAISEDLGAAVVGFVRSQAILVSVTSLATIVGLVLMGNRYAVTLGVIAGLLDIVPIVGTGMLFVPWAIGLFIMGSFGEGLKLLVMWIVIMVIRQFLEPKVMSKGIGIHPLPTLISMYVGLQLLGGFGLIVGPAIVICYEAVRRVSAFGHPKE from the coding sequence TTGAGTATCCAAAAACACCCTATTTGGACAAATATCAATCGATTAGCGATTGTGACAAGTTTCCTTGTCATATTGAAGCTTTTTACATATTTTTTTCAAGATTTCCTGCCTGTTTTTGGTGAGGTTATCAGCGAGCTGTTCAGCGCTTTTTTGCCATTTATTATTGCTATTATTATTGCCTTCTTACTCGAGCCGCTCCTTGTTGGAGTGATGCGGGCCATGAGGATTCGCCGGCCATATGCTGCAGTCGTTTCCTTACTTCTGGCGATTGCGGGATTAAGCCTGTTTGTTTTTATAATTGTTGCCCGCCTTTATACAGAATTATCTGAGTTAGCCATAAGTTTACCAAACTATGGGTATCTTATTGATCTTGTGGCAAAGCAAGTCGATACTGCGGAGAGGTTTGTTGAGGTGAACCCTCAAATCCAAGATACATTGTTTACCGCGACACAAACCTTGGCCACTATGCTTCAAGCATGGGCTAAATCAGCGAGCGCATTTTTACTTTCGTTTCTGACCGCTTTACCTCGTGTATTTATTGTGATTATAGTGTCCATTGTGGCGACTATACTAATAAGTTCAAGTTACCCGGATGTAAAACTGTTTATTTCAAACTTATTTCCTCGCCGTTTCCGTGTCAGTGCTCAAGCGATCAGTGAAGATTTGGGGGCGGCCGTTGTTGGGTTTGTACGGTCTCAGGCTATTTTAGTTTCCGTGACGTCACTAGCAACTATTGTCGGGTTAGTGCTCATGGGGAATAGATATGCTGTTACTCTGGGTGTTATTGCGGGATTATTGGATATAGTCCCGATTGTTGGGACAGGGATGCTGTTTGTACCTTGGGCCATCGGGCTCTTTATTATGGGATCCTTTGGAGAAGGACTAAAACTCTTGGTAATGTGGATCGTGATTATGGTAATACGGCAGTTTCTTGAGCCAAAGGTTATGTCTAAAGGAATTGGTATACATCCGCTGCCAACGCTTATTTCCATGTATGTAGGGCTTCAATTGCTAGGAGGTTTCGGTCTTATTGTGGGACCCGCAATCGTTATATGTTATGAAGCTGTGCGAAGAGTCAGCGCTTTTGGACATCCTAAAGAGTAA